One region of Streptomyces rishiriensis genomic DNA includes:
- a CDS encoding GntR family transcriptional regulator: MEQMQVTDAVAPARRRGLADEVADRIREAIFSGAYAPGAPLREVELSGVLQVSRGPVREALRVLEREGLVHCAWHRGTVVTTLSAEDVAELDSLRGALEDLAVQQVITHASEEDLAAIEKAAGLMEHTTDPHAMVRLDIAFHDTVFAATGHQRLAAAWESIRCQVHLFLLTRIGLSTEGYLGCIPQEHHALAAALRARDRQAALPLFAAHRRHAVDVVAGTPNPA; the protein is encoded by the coding sequence ATGGAGCAGATGCAAGTCACAGACGCGGTGGCCCCCGCCCGCCGTCGCGGACTGGCCGACGAAGTCGCCGACCGGATCCGGGAGGCGATCTTCAGCGGCGCGTACGCCCCCGGGGCACCGCTGCGCGAGGTCGAACTCTCCGGCGTCCTGCAGGTCAGCAGAGGTCCGGTGCGTGAGGCTCTGCGCGTACTGGAGCGCGAGGGACTCGTGCACTGCGCCTGGCACCGCGGCACCGTCGTCACCACGCTGTCCGCCGAGGATGTCGCCGAGCTCGACAGTCTGCGCGGCGCGCTCGAGGACCTCGCCGTCCAGCAGGTCATCACCCACGCGTCCGAGGAGGACCTCGCCGCCATCGAGAAGGCAGCCGGCCTGATGGAGCACACGACGGACCCGCACGCCATGGTCCGCCTGGACATCGCCTTCCACGACACCGTCTTCGCCGCCACCGGCCACCAGCGCCTCGCCGCGGCCTGGGAGTCCATCCGCTGCCAGGTCCACCTGTTCCTGCTGACCCGCATCGGCCTCAGCACCGAGGGCTACCTCGGCTGCATCCCCCAGGAGCACCACGCACTGGCCGCCGCCCTGCGCGCCCGCGACCGCCAGGCCGCCCTCCCCCTCTTCGCCGCCCACCGCCGCCACGCGGTGGACGTCGTCGCAGGTACGCCGAACCCAGCCTGA
- a CDS encoding MarR family transcriptional regulator, with amino-acid sequence MTTTASTTASTTTEPATTEPVTGPLADARALGLAHYAARGVLEHVLARHGITFQQQVALRAALGADTPQTPDDLVSQVQGSLKADAAAIRATLDELLARQLLVADGAHVRPTDAGRELTAAVGAETAPVSARVWGGIPAADLAAAGRVLALVTERANAELAALSA; translated from the coding sequence ATGACCACCACCGCGTCAACCACCGCATCCACCACCACCGAGCCCGCCACCACCGAGCCCGTCACCGGCCCCCTCGCCGATGCCCGCGCCCTCGGCCTGGCCCACTACGCCGCCCGCGGCGTCCTGGAGCACGTCCTGGCGCGGCACGGCATCACGTTCCAGCAGCAGGTCGCCTTGCGCGCCGCCCTCGGCGCCGACACCCCGCAGACGCCGGACGATCTCGTCAGCCAGGTCCAGGGCTCCCTCAAGGCCGACGCGGCCGCCATCCGCGCCACTCTCGACGAACTGCTGGCCAGGCAGTTGCTCGTCGCGGACGGCGCGCACGTTCGTCCCACGGATGCGGGGCGTGAGCTGACGGCCGCCGTCGGCGCGGAGACCGCCCCCGTCAGCGCCCGCGTCTGGGGCGGGATACCCGCCGCGGACCTGGCCGCCGCCGGCCGTGTCCTCGCCCTGGTCACCGAGCGGGCCAACGCCGAACTCGCGGCGCTGTCCGCCTGA
- a CDS encoding ABC transporter permease, with product MSTPPAPARPARISLAVRDSSTMLRRNLLHARRYPSMTLNLLLTPVVLLLLFVYVFGGAMSAGIGGGGADRSDYIAYIVPGLLLMTIGSTTIGTAVSVAMDMSEGIIARFRTMAIHRGSVLFGHVVGGVLQCVAGVIVVGVVGVAIGFRSTDATALEWLAAFGLLVLFATALTWIAVGMGLSSPNAEAASNNAMPLIFLPLISSAFVPVDAMPGWFQPIAEYQPFTPAIETLRGLLLGSEIGHNGWLAVAWCLGLAVLGYFWSRSLFDRDPK from the coding sequence ATGAGCACTCCCCCGGCTCCCGCCCGCCCGGCCCGGATCTCCCTCGCCGTGCGCGACTCGTCCACGATGCTGCGCCGCAACCTCCTGCACGCCCGGCGCTACCCGTCGATGACGCTGAACCTGCTGCTCACGCCGGTCGTGCTGCTGCTGCTCTTCGTCTACGTCTTCGGTGGCGCGATGAGCGCGGGCATCGGGGGCGGCGGAGCGGACCGGTCCGACTACATCGCCTATATCGTCCCGGGCCTGCTGCTGATGACCATCGGCTCCACCACGATCGGCACCGCGGTGTCCGTCGCCATGGACATGAGCGAGGGCATCATCGCCCGCTTCCGCACGATGGCGATCCACCGCGGATCCGTGCTCTTCGGACACGTCGTCGGCGGCGTGCTCCAGTGCGTCGCCGGCGTGATCGTCGTGGGAGTCGTCGGGGTGGCCATCGGGTTCCGGTCCACCGACGCCACGGCCCTGGAGTGGCTGGCCGCGTTCGGGCTGCTCGTGCTCTTCGCCACGGCGCTCACCTGGATCGCGGTCGGGATGGGCCTGTCCAGCCCGAACGCCGAGGCCGCCAGCAACAACGCCATGCCGCTGATCTTCCTGCCGCTCATCTCCAGCGCCTTCGTCCCGGTCGACGCGATGCCGGGCTGGTTCCAGCCGATCGCCGAGTACCAGCCCTTCACCCCGGCCATCGAAACCCTGCGCGGCCTGCTGCTCGGCAGCGAGATCGGCCACAACGGATGGCTCGCCGTCGCCTGGTGCCTCGGTCTCGCCGTACTCGGTTACTTCTGGTCCCGGTCGCTCTTCGACCGCGACCCGAAGTGA